From the Corythoichthys intestinalis isolate RoL2023-P3 chromosome 6, ASM3026506v1, whole genome shotgun sequence genome, the window gcaaatgctactcagtgacagccaacgaacacttttaaattttcaaatcttaattctataatttatttacacttcccccgttCTAaagtttttggggttttttttacaacagaaaatgtaacaacagtggcagtcagataccattttaatttttttcaggtcattcattgtcagacagaagcagcacagcaaaacgccacactaaaaaataagtaaaaatatcaaaatggcttacctcttcgtgctctgtaggaccatggcaccCAAGAAAATGTttgctgcatatgaaatgtgaatggcttcaccttgctggcgttaaactggtcttttagacgtccgcgcaagttgatccattcttcacattttttcctccgagtttttggcttcgggaaacgtatgaagaaaacatccttcatatgtcgtaatgtctagagtcatttctacaagtttcatagcagcagtgtttacacggcattttcttttttgaaagattaccggcagaaaacgagCAGTAATAATATGTATTGTATGCAAAGGCGTGTccatgttgacccacttccgggttACGGTGGCGATTTAACGGTCTAAAAATATCatttgtgcggtacgctattgacaAGAGCAATCTTAACTCTGCTcgggttatttatttttttttttttaaatcaacaccAATCAgctcaaaaataatttacaccaaaatgtcaACTCAACAGATTTGTTATGACGGAAACCTCAGAGGGACAAAAGTCATACAATTTGTGCAATCAAGTTACATACATATTAAGCGATGCATTTTCATAGGTGTTTTAATTGAATCTCTCACATGAGAAATACCACAATGGGTTCAGTAATTTGTAAAAACAGAAAGCTAATAtgtatatacaatgaaaaacacctatttaaaatgtaattttaatcacGTTACATATTTATTAAGCAATGCTTATTCATAAGTGTTTTAATCGACTCTCTTATATGATAAATATAACAATGGGTTCTGTAATGTGTAAAAACAACTAATGTGTatataaaatgaaaaacacctatttgaaaattaaaatagaGCATGTGCATTTTTTCGAGTGCGTATTTCATCAGTAAGtgtcaaaaaaacatttctgataACATTCAGTCCCTCCTCCATTGTTGAATATGGCTAAAACTTGTCCATTCTGGACATGAGATGtttcctggtgtttttttcGGGCCTAAATAGAATTAAGTAGCACTTTGGTGCAAAGATGCAGCCCAGCAGGCCGTAGCTGGAGGCAAGGATGGCAAACACTTCCGTGACTGTAGAGTACTTTCCTGGGGAGCTGATGTATGCAGGAATGAAGGCGACCCACACGGCGCAGAAAATCAGCATGCTGAAGGTGATAAGCCGTGCTTCGTTGAAATTGTCTGGCAGCTTCCGAGCCAGGAAGGCCAACAACAGGCAGAGGCATGCCAACAGACCGATGTAGCCCAGGACCAAACTAAAGGCCACCGGAGAGCCCTCGTCACACAACAGAATGACGATGGCGCTCTCGCGGGGAATCAGCTTGCGAGGGGTCGGGGGAGCCACGGTCAGCCACACTGTGCAAATTATCACCTGTGTTTGGGTATAAATACACAGACATTAAATTGAAGTTTTGTTAAAATTTGAAGTGTTTTCTCTACATAAGAAATAAACCAGTTTCTTCAAAGCAATATTATTATAAATCTTATTAGGTTATTCATGAGTTCACAGTCAATTGAGAACAATATGCTGGTGACGATTGATTACTGTTTTTGGGCATTAAGCGTCCGTGTACCCTTCGGCGAGTCGTTTTTCCTtctaattttggaaaacaaaagGCGGAAATGAGCCTAATTTCGTTTTTTGCTCTTATGTAagtattttttacaaaaaaagtgaGAAATGAATCATCTCCTGTTTCCCGATTAAATACTGGtaatttaataatggaaaacacgTTTTAAtccaatttttcaatctcatatTATTGAGCTGAAGTAGAAAACCAATATCCGAACAATATTTGTTTTCCAACGATTACCCGGAAGGCGATGTTCTTCTTGTTCTTCGTGTGCGGCTATTTCGTTAGATGTGAAGCGATCtgttttcattgtcactattaaATTGGCATAGCCATCCAAAGCCATTGTTCGAAAACGAAGACTACCCACGTAAATTATTAGCACAAGAGGGCGACAAGACCCTGCTGAAGCCACATAATATTAATTTATAAGAAGATGTCTTTCGTGTCATGGCTCATTGTAAAAGCCAACTTCgtggaaaatacagtggtatctctacatacaaagttacctgaacgcaccgcgtggctgacgtgacagagtgagagaggaatttttactttcacttttcatgttctactgcGTCAAactgtaggcatgttgtgttaaataagttcttaaagtgatcctctaacttaaatacatgtaggctctaataaaccacaattgttctcttgtactaagatatgttgttagaaacacataaaatgttaaatcaatggcagtattttataatatttagtccatattttgaccgttagttggcgccatggtttgcgggctcgcagtgatgacgttactggcatctttccaaatgtgtagcgtgttcaacaattgcttattgcaattttaaactcgcgaagtaaaatgccacgatgcgctgcttttggatgcaatttccagtcaaatggaaacaaggggagtgaagtgagtggtcaaggtggaattattatttttagtgaataaatgtgcataagttgaagcttctccccctttttggtccctgtatgcacgtatccttcccaccacgcgttacaactggcgcccgaacatttttcctggatcctcagtcaagtaagggatccgtctattttctggatcagacggtcccaccgcgtctgccatattggtttcggatctgtccattttttttaattcgtcggtcccacagcggcttttcggatcagtctattttgtggaatctacGGCCTGATCGTAGCTACGACCTtgacatgggatcggtctaattcctggatctccgagtgagtaaaaaatacgcggatttggattactattgctatctttttttgttgactattcgtgggagttttccccaaatcatactaaataattaaagcactatggcacgctacagtgacgacagtgactctgacatggaccttacaacaatgttacaacaatgggaacgcgtgtttgcgtactgctgagctcccgagtgaagagtggtcaaggtggaaatattattttttgtgaataaatgcgcataagtggaagcttctcccctttttggtacttttatacacgtatcctagctaccacgcgttacaatgtacaatgtGTGTGctatttggcctgtactgtatgtaaagcacacgacagctctggatgctaacaatctacataattatattgggataagtttgaaaacgcaatatgcttaccttgaatatctgctaataaaaccggaaagcttacactctcgctcccaaccagagttcccaacaggactctctcgcatcaccagttttgcccaacttttgtcttatcaggtatttgctgcacgcatttttccctgaagctcgtcttgtgaacgaccggcagtgctgtcctgctcttcacttttcagatctggttcaaataggaagggtagaactgacatgTTGagaaaagctaacgagtgacacgctggaatttcgtcaacgggaccagtgacgtcacgcactgcgacgtgacaagaatggcgacctatcacttaaaataattttacaaactttattaaaacaaaaacattaagaggggttttaatatcaaattattataattcatactaacatttatcttttaaaaattacttgtctaaaaaatagaggatccctttaaataaatgatcaaaaacctggcgaagctggcgattttgttttttgcgatgttacaataataatgattgtcactttaacttataaaggccggcgaacggaggtcgaagGAGTACCGAAGAGATATTGtccagccagttcacggacgtgcacgcaacattcatatttttctattattctcatcttcatttcaatggtaagcctcaccttttttctttttttaccacctgcactaacattcttggaacccatgttgatttctctcacaagaaaatccgccctgCGTCCGtcgtgcgggaaaacaaagaaactggcaCTGTCATGAATCGTtgcattttgagcatgtcgccggatgtagaaacaaatggcaagtcaaattttaggtcggatgctgaaaagatcatgtgtcaaAGCAATCgtctgtcaaggtaccactgtattgggcGTATTTTGTTTTTCGATTTCAGTTCAATAAACCGATATTGGAAAAATAGATTAAGGCTCGTTTTCCGTTATTGAATTACCAGTTGTTGATCGGTAAACGAAAAACGATTCATTTTTCGTTTTTGGGGAATTTGGCTCTtttcgggtttttttttgtttttttgtttttttagtttgttttccaaaattagGAGGAAAAACGAATAGCCGAAAGGTACACAGACCGTAAAGCCATAAGCTCTTCCTCTGTTGTTTTTATTCCATtaattatttatctatttatttttaatgcaattttttttaagcgTATTCCTTGAATAGTGCTCACCTGTACTAGTGTGCAAAGGCTAATGATGGCTTTTTGCTGTGCCGGCCCAAACCACTTCATGACTGTACTACCAGGAAGTGTAGCCTTGAAGGCCATAAGAACCACTATGGTCTTCCCTAAGATACAAGAGATGCAAAGCACGAAGGTGATGCCAAAAGCCGTGCGGCGGAACATGCACGACCATTGGGATGGTCGACCGATGAATGTGAGTGAGCACAGGAAACACAAAGTTAAAGAGAATAGCAGCAGGAAGCTCAGCATGGAATTGTTGGCCCTGACCACGGGTGTGGTCCTGtggtaggagaaaacaaaaaccACGGCGCAGGTGCAGAAGGAGCCCATGAGGGATATCGCCATCAGCGTGATGCCCATGGTGTCGCTGAATGACAGGAACTCCACCTGTTTGAGAATGCAGGCCGTCCTGTCACGATTGGACCAGAACTCAGGCAGGCAACGCACACACTCTATTGCATCTAAGAGGCAGAATAAAGACGCTTTAGGAACCTCACCTGAAAGTCTCATCATATGAGGAGTTAGTTTTTCTCACCGGTCTGATTGCTAATCTCCCCTGCTGTACACACCACGCAATCATGGCAGCAGATAGGGAAGTTAGGTCGGATGGCCTTGCGGGTGCCCGGAGGGCAAATTTTGCTGCAAACTGAAAGTGGGACCTGTGCAACAAGGGCAACACAAACTACACTGGTTCCTATAGAGCTTCACATTAAAATGATACTGAACTAATAAGATTCAATCCTATAATACGGTACGATAAAATTctatccatcatctactgcttaatccagGTCAGGTAACGGGGGCACCAGCTTTAGcaaggaagcccagacttccctctccccagccacttcaaccagctcctccggcgggatcccaaggcattcccaggccagtcgagagacatagtctctccagtgtgtgctgGGTCGtctccggggcctcccgccggtgggacatgcccggaacacctctccaaggaggcgtccaggaggcatccgtaccagatgcccgagccacctcaactgggtcctctcaacgcggagaagTAGCGGCTTGACACCGAGTCCTTCCCGGATGGCCATGCTTCTCACCCTATGTCTAAGTAagagcccagacaccctgcagaggaaactcagttcagccgcttgtatccgcgatcttgttcttttggtcacgacccacaactcgtgaccataggtgagggtcgtaacgtagatcgactggtaaatcaagagtttggccttttggctctgctccttcttcaccactacgaaccaatacagagtccgcatcactgtagacgctgcaccgatccgcctgtcaatctcacgctccttcctaccctcactcatgaACAACACCCCAAGACACTTGAACtcttccacttggggcaggatctcattccTGACCTGGAGAGAGCaccccacccttttccgactgaggaccttgGTTTCGGATTTGGAGATgcagatcttcatcccaacggcttcacacttggctgtgaaccgctccagtgagagttgaaggtcacggtttgatgaagccaacagcaccgcaTCACCTgcaaaaaagcagagatgcaatgctgaggccaccaaaccggacaccctcaacgcttcgcctggcctagaaattctgtccataaaagttatgaacagaatcagtgacaaagggcaaccttggcggagtccaaccctcactgggaacgaatttgacttacttccggcaatgcggaccaaaaacACTCACTGGGAAtggattcgacttactgccggcaatgcggactaaactctgacaccggtcgtacagggaccgaatcgGCCttacaaggggctcggtaccccgtacaataaatttttaaaaggaAATGGAAGAACAGCAGTGGTCAGGACAGTTGGGAATATTATCAACCACACTCCAACTGTGTTGTGTTCTCTCTATCTAAAtgcaaggttgtttttttttatgttcagcTCTTGCAATCTATGTCAATATGTTGCACAGGTGTGCCTAATGCAGTGTTCCCACAAGTATTTTAATGAAATCTTTACCTGGGTCTGGTTGCCGTTCCACACGACATCCTCGCTTTGGATTTGAAGCGTCTGTTGTCTGTTGGAGACACTCTCATCAAACTTTCCGATGGTGACAAACTTTATCCCTTCGCTTGGACTCAACTGCCAGTTGACCAGGTCGTAGGCAGCTGCCGGATCGCCATTTCTGTCAAATGTGATTTCATCCCCAAACGAGGTGATGTACTCCACTTGTTTTATGTAGTGGAGCAGCTAGAGATGGGACatgatgaaataaaaaaacaacatcttgTGCAGTTTAATCCCACTACCTACACTGACACTCagttattgggtgaaatttcagGATGAACTCAAAAAGTCCAAGTGTGTAATTTTTCAGTAGTTTCTtgcacaatatttttttttcctgacaagATGTTGAACAGCAAAATTCACCAGACTTGCTCTTTTTCCTGAGAACATCCTGTTTGAACACTTGCACAGGCAAACTATTGTTGATCAGATCATCTATTCCACATGAGCCTGCTTTCAATATcagttttaactagggctgtcaaaattattgcgttaacgggcgttaattatttttttaaattaatcacgttaaaatatttgacgcaactaacgcacatgcccgctcaaacagattaaaatgacagcagtgtcatgtccacttgttacttgtgttttttgtctccctttgctggcgctttggtgcgactgattttatgggttgacatcaacaatggcgaggtactagtttatttttcgattgaacattttacaaatatcattaaaatgaaaacataaagaggggttttaattagagatgtccagatcgatcgggtccgatcacgtcattttcaaagtatcggaattggcaaaaaacatatctgccttttttttatatatatatattttttaaataaatcgttttctaattgtatttaacattacagacataatatgttacacatatccagagtctttagttttggcttaaggtagggttatcaaatttatcccgattatggcggtaattaattttttaaaaattgtatcacgttaaaatatttaacgcaattaattcatgcgctgcacgacccactcacgcattgtcgcgctcaatctgtaatggcgccgttttacctatatagaagctaaaaggcagcgtaaaatgagtagagtgaattttggaagcctttggagattttttttttaattggctaaagccttacaatccctctccctacgattagagctatcgtgggaagcaatgtggggaagcaaggtagtaattgatctttttcttaacatcctatgttatttcccaacgcagagaagatatatcaattggtagcactacgcacagtcatggtggcacttcccatcatgcatttgggcatggcaacagtatcatttactgaaagcttaacaaatacactagatggcaaaatttagtcacaatatacaaagtcacatttgtcctttaagaattacaagtctttctatccgtggatccctttcacagaaagaatgttaataatgtcaatgccatcttgaggatttattgtcataataaacaaatacagtacttatgtactgtatgttgaatatatatattcgtctgagttttattcctttttttcttaatgcattgccaaaatgtatatgatcgggaaaaattatcgggaatgattggaattgaatcgggagcaaaaaaaagcaatcggatcgggaaatatcgggattggcagatactcaaactaaaatgattggGATCGgaacgggagcaaaaaaacatgatcggaacaaccctagttttagtataaaatgtctataacttgtactaacatttatcttttaagaactacaagtctttctatccatggaacgctttaacagaatgttaatgttaatgcaatcttgttgatttattgttataataaacaaatacagtacttatgtacagtatgttgaatgtatatatccgtcttgtgtcttctttccattccaacaataatttacagaaaaatatggcatattttatagatggtttgaattgcgattaattacgattaattaatttttaagctgttattaactcgataaaaattttaatcgtttaacagccctagttttaactgAACCAGTCAATCCTTTAGCCCATTCATGGATCAAATACATGTGGTAAAACTATTGTTCTACTGTATAGTCACGACTGGCTCTGGGTCAAGACATATTTTGATGGTCCTGGTCTGGCATCTGAATCAACTTCCACAAGGCACAGCATTGTTCTATGTATGGTTTCGGTCTTGGTCTTGACTCGGTCTCTGGAATTTTTGGTTTTGGGCAAGTATTGACCTGGTTTCTGTTGTGGTTTTGagcaactaattacttttatacAGAGGAATACGTCCTTTCGAAAGTTTAAATAATTATGAATTAGGCACACCTTGAAAGATCACAGGTTCATCCTGAAATTTGACCTGAAAGACAAACAATCCTAACTTTTTGT encodes:
- the LOC130917377 gene encoding extracellular calcium-sensing receptor-like isoform X1; translation: MRPFMDIKSEENATGRLGAAAFHTHVMFSKRGRISSCETFMLYSQCNANCYLCSTHISVDALVQLVKHFGWTWVGVIAGDDAYGRNGANIFADEVQKLGTCVALHEVIPKNRAQKAISAIISNIRSSGARVVLVFAVEQDAAALFDEVLREGLNGIQWLASEAWSTAAVLSTPKKYHAVLQGSMGFAIRRVHIPGLQDFLLRLHPSSPGASEDPFLIPFWEEVFQCSLGKGSVQLPCTGKEDLKNVENIYSDVSQLRISYNVYKAVYAIVYALRSLGGCEDGKGPFAQQACPDAYNIQPWQLLHYIKQVEYITSFGDEITFDRNGDPAAAYDLVNWQLSPSEGIKFVTIGKFDESVSNRQQTLQIQSEDVVWNGNQTQVPLSVCSKICPPGTRKAIRPNFPICCHDCVVCTAGEISNQTDAIECVRCLPEFWSNRDRTACILKQVEFLSFSDTMGITLMAISLMGSFCTCAVVFVFSYHRTTPVVRANNSMLSFLLLFSLTLCFLCSLTFIGRPSQWSCMFRRTAFGITFVLCISCILGKTIVVLMAFKATLPGSTVMKWFGPAQQKAIISLCTLVQVIICTVWLTVAPPTPRKLIPRESAIVILLCDEGSPVAFSLVLGYIGLLACLCLLLAFLARKLPDNFNEARLITFSMLIFCAVWVAFIPAYISSPGKYSTVTEVFAILASSYGLLGCIFAPKCYLILFRPEKNTRKHLMSRMDKF
- the LOC130917377 gene encoding extracellular calcium-sensing receptor-like isoform X2, whose product is MVVEPSLTFTSKLPLTQCTRFNFRTFRWMQTMIFAIEEINREGKLLPNVSLGYKIYDSCSTPHQALKAAMELMSSENAGGERQGQGICRGAVSAVIGDGGSTQSLVVARFLGVFHVPQVSYFSSCACLSDKKEFPAFLRTMPSDFFQVDALVQLVKHFGWTWVGVIAGDDAYGRNGANIFADEVQKLGTCVALHEVIPKNRAQKAISAIISNIRSSGARVVLVFAVEQDAAALFDEVLREGLNGIQWLASEAWSTAAVLSTPKKYHAVLQGSMGFAIRRVHIPGLQDFLLRLHPSSPGASEDPFLIPFWEEVFQCSLGKGSVQLPCTGKEDLKNVENIYSDVSQLRISYNVYKAVYAIVYALRSLGGCEDGKGPFAQQACPDAYNIQPWQLLHYIKQVEYITSFGDEITFDRNGDPAAAYDLVNWQLSPSEGIKFVTIGKFDESVSNRQQTLQIQSEDVVWNGNQTQVPLSVCSKICPPGTRKAIRPNFPICCHDCVVCTAGEISNQTDAIECVRCLPEFWSNRDRTACILKQVEFLSFSDTMGITLMAISLMGSFCTCAVVFVFSYHRTTPVVRANNSMLSFLLLFSLTLCFLCSLTFIGRPSQWSCMFRRTAFGITFVLCISCILGKTIVVLMAFKATLPGSTVMKWFGPAQQKAIISLCTLVQVIICTVWLTVAPPTPRKLIPRESAIVILLCDEGSPVAFSLVLGYIGLLACLCLLLAFLARKLPDNFNEARLITFSMLIFCAVWVAFIPAYISSPGKYSTVTEVFAILASSYGLLGCIFAPKCYLILFRPEKNTRKHLMSRMDKF